A genomic segment from Euleptes europaea isolate rEulEur1 chromosome 17, rEulEur1.hap1, whole genome shotgun sequence encodes:
- the NUDT7 gene encoding peroxisomal coenzyme A diphosphatase NUDT7: MSVKDKAMLQLRKFDVGDKFSHLPLAKASVLVPLMVRGGKLCVLFTVRSMKLTRSPGEVCFPGGRREPADIDEIATALREAEEEVGLCPEQAQVICKLMPAIDRTHCIVTPVVAFIEDSFQAHPNPEEVSDVFYVPLDYFIRPSKYKVQRVQMLEKGFVPVHYFEYDDLERNASYIIWGLTAHFTVFLALAIFGEKPTFEVEYDLDNLISSAENNFMKLYSIMKNKL; encoded by the exons ATGAGTGTGAAAGATAAGGCTATGCTACAGTTAAGGAAATTTGATGTTGGAGACAAATTTTCCCACTTACCATTAGCAAAAGCTTCTGTTCTTGTGCCGCTGATGGTTAGAGGTGGGAAGCTGTGTGTGCTTTTCACTGTCAGATCAATGAAG TTGACAAGATCGCCAGGAGAAGTGTGTTTTCCAGGAGGCAGGAGAGAACCAGCAGATATAGATGAAATAGCCACAGCTCTCCGGGAAGCTGAAGAAGAAGTGGGGCTTTGCCCAGAACAGGCTCAAGTCATCTGTAAGCTCATGCCTGCAATAGACAGA ACTCACTGTATAGTAACTCCAGTCGTAGCGTTCATCGAAGACTCATTCCAAGCACACCCTAATCCAGAAGAAGTCAGTGATGTGTTTTATGTGCCACTGGACTATTTTATTCGTCCTTCAAAGTATAAGGTCCAACGTGTTCAAATGTTGGAAAAGGGTTTTGTTCCAGTACACTACTTTGAATATGATGACTTAGAGCGTAATGCCTCATATATAATATGGGGACTCACAGCTCACTTTACTGTCTTTCTTGCTCTTGCGATTTTTGGAGAAAAACCAACATTTGAAGTTGAGTACGATCTTGATAATTTGATTTCCTCAGCTGAGAACAATTTCATGAAGTTATATAGCATAATGAAGAACAAGCTTTAA
- the LOC130488878 gene encoding hypoxanthine-guanine phosphoribosyltransferase-like isoform X1 encodes MASQCGVVLKDGDHGFNKNLFCVPKHYEDDLERIVIPHGLILDRTERLARDIMQDMGDHHIFALCVLKGGYKFFADLMDHIKALNRNTDQSVPISVDFVKTKGYCNETSTGTVRIIGEELSAFKGKNVLVVEDIIDTGKTIQTLLSKIKEYEPQMVKVVSLLVKRTIRSSGYKPDYTGFEIPDKFVVGYALDYNEYFRDLNHICILNEKAKEKYKL; translated from the exons TTAAAAGACGGGGACCATGGATTCAATAAGAATTTATTCTGTGTCCCTAAACACTATGAGGATGATCTAGAAAGGATCGTCATTCCTCATGGGCTCATTCTTGACAG GACAGAACGATTGGCTAGAGACATCATGCAAGACATGGGGGACCATCATATTTTTGCCCTCTGTGTCCTCAAAGGAGGGTATAAATTCTTTGCCGACTTGATGGATCACATAAAAGCACTAAACCGGAATACCGATCAATCTGTCCCTATCAGTGTggattttgtaaaaacaaaaggcTACTGT AATGAGACATCAACTGGAACGGTCAGGATTATTGGAGAAGAGCTCTCTGCCTTTAAAGGAAAG AATGTCTTAGTGGTAGAG gataTTATTGATACtggcaaaacaatacaaacacTGCTTTCCAAAATAAAGGAGTATGAGCCACAGATGGTCAAAGTAGTAAG CCTGCTTGTAAAACGAACAATCAGAAGTTCAGGATATAAACCTGACT ATACAGGGTTTGAAATTCCAGACAAATTTGTGGTTGGATATGCTCTCGACTATAACGAGTACTTCAGGGACCTAAAT caTATCTGCATTTTGAACGAGAAAGCCAAGGAAAAATATAAACTCTGA
- the LOC130488878 gene encoding hypoxanthine-guanine phosphoribosyltransferase-like isoform X2 gives MASQCGVLKDGDHGFNKNLFCVPKHYEDDLERIVIPHGLILDRTERLARDIMQDMGDHHIFALCVLKGGYKFFADLMDHIKALNRNTDQSVPISVDFVKTKGYCNETSTGTVRIIGEELSAFKGKNVLVVEDIIDTGKTIQTLLSKIKEYEPQMVKVVSLLVKRTIRSSGYKPDYTGFEIPDKFVVGYALDYNEYFRDLNHICILNEKAKEKYKL, from the exons TTAAAAGACGGGGACCATGGATTCAATAAGAATTTATTCTGTGTCCCTAAACACTATGAGGATGATCTAGAAAGGATCGTCATTCCTCATGGGCTCATTCTTGACAG GACAGAACGATTGGCTAGAGACATCATGCAAGACATGGGGGACCATCATATTTTTGCCCTCTGTGTCCTCAAAGGAGGGTATAAATTCTTTGCCGACTTGATGGATCACATAAAAGCACTAAACCGGAATACCGATCAATCTGTCCCTATCAGTGTggattttgtaaaaacaaaaggcTACTGT AATGAGACATCAACTGGAACGGTCAGGATTATTGGAGAAGAGCTCTCTGCCTTTAAAGGAAAG AATGTCTTAGTGGTAGAG gataTTATTGATACtggcaaaacaatacaaacacTGCTTTCCAAAATAAAGGAGTATGAGCCACAGATGGTCAAAGTAGTAAG CCTGCTTGTAAAACGAACAATCAGAAGTTCAGGATATAAACCTGACT ATACAGGGTTTGAAATTCCAGACAAATTTGTGGTTGGATATGCTCTCGACTATAACGAGTACTTCAGGGACCTAAAT caTATCTGCATTTTGAACGAGAAAGCCAAGGAAAAATATAAACTCTGA
- the LOC130488878 gene encoding hypoxanthine-guanine phosphoribosyltransferase-like isoform X3, with product MASGLQLKDGDHGFNKNLFCVPKHYEDDLERIVIPHGLILDRTERLARDIMQDMGDHHIFALCVLKGGYKFFADLMDHIKALNRNTDQSVPISVDFVKTKGYCNETSTGTVRIIGEELSAFKGKNVLVVEDIIDTGKTIQTLLSKIKEYEPQMVKVVSLLVKRTIRSSGYKPDYTGFEIPDKFVVGYALDYNEYFRDLNHICILNEKAKEKYKL from the exons TTAAAAGACGGGGACCATGGATTCAATAAGAATTTATTCTGTGTCCCTAAACACTATGAGGATGATCTAGAAAGGATCGTCATTCCTCATGGGCTCATTCTTGACAG GACAGAACGATTGGCTAGAGACATCATGCAAGACATGGGGGACCATCATATTTTTGCCCTCTGTGTCCTCAAAGGAGGGTATAAATTCTTTGCCGACTTGATGGATCACATAAAAGCACTAAACCGGAATACCGATCAATCTGTCCCTATCAGTGTggattttgtaaaaacaaaaggcTACTGT AATGAGACATCAACTGGAACGGTCAGGATTATTGGAGAAGAGCTCTCTGCCTTTAAAGGAAAG AATGTCTTAGTGGTAGAG gataTTATTGATACtggcaaaacaatacaaacacTGCTTTCCAAAATAAAGGAGTATGAGCCACAGATGGTCAAAGTAGTAAG CCTGCTTGTAAAACGAACAATCAGAAGTTCAGGATATAAACCTGACT ATACAGGGTTTGAAATTCCAGACAAATTTGTGGTTGGATATGCTCTCGACTATAACGAGTACTTCAGGGACCTAAAT caTATCTGCATTTTGAACGAGAAAGCCAAGGAAAAATATAAACTCTGA